From the Dama dama isolate Ldn47 chromosome 24, ASM3311817v1, whole genome shotgun sequence genome, one window contains:
- the WDR48 gene encoding WD repeat-containing protein 48 isoform X1, whose amino-acid sequence MAAHHRQNTAGRRKVQVSYVIRDEVEKYNRNGVNALQLDPALNRLFTAGRDSIIRIWSVNQHKQDPYIASMEHHTDWVNDIVLCCNGKTLISASSDTTVKVWNAHKGFCMSTLRTHKDYVKALAYAKDKELVASAGLDRQIFLWDVNTLTALTASNNTVTTSSLSGNKDSIYSLAMNQLGTIIVSGSTEKVLRVWDPRTCAKLMKLKGHTDNVKALLLNRDGTQCLSGSSDGTIRLWSLGQQRCIATYRVHDEGVWALQVTDAFTHVYSGGRDRKIYCTDLRNPDIRVLICEEKAPVLKMELDRSADPPPAIWVATTKSTVNKWTLKGIHNFRASGDYDNDCTNPITPLCTQPDQVIKGGASIIQCHILNDKRHILTKDTNNNVAYWDVLKACKVEDLGKVDFEDEIKKRFKMVYVPNWFSVDLKTGMLTITLDESDCFAAWVSAKDAGFSSPDGSDPKLNLGGLLLQALLEYWPRTHVNPIDEEENEVNHVNGEQENRVQKGNGYFQVPPHTPVIFGEAGGRTLFRLLCRDSGGETESMLLNETVPQWVIDITVDKNMPKFNKIPFYLQPHASSGAKTLKKDRLSASDMLQVRKVMEHVYEKIINLDNESQTTSSSNNEKPGEQEKEEDIAVLAEEKIELLCQDQVLDPNMDLRTVKHFIWKSGGDLTLHYRQKST is encoded by the exons ATGGCGGCCCATCACCGGCAGAACACGGCAGGGCGGAGGAAAGTGCAG GTTTCCTATGTTATTCGAGATGAAGTGGAGAAGTACAACCGAAATGGGGTCAATGCCCTGCAGCTGGACCCAGCACTTAACAGACTTTTCACGGCCGGTCGAGACTCCATCATAAGAATATGGAGTGTCAATCAGCACAAG CAAGATCCATATATAGCATCTATGGAACACCATACAGATTGGGTGAATGACATTGTACTCTGTTGTAATGGGAAAACAT TGATATCTGCTTCTTCTGACACAACAGTAAAAGTATGGAATGCACATAAGGGGTTTTGCATGTCCACATTAAGGACGCATAAG GATTATGTAAAGGCCTTAGCATATGCCAAGGATAAGGAGCTCGTAGCATCAGCTGGGTTGGACCGACAAATATTCCTTTGGGATGTGAATACTCTAACAGCACTGACTGCCTCAAATAACACCGTCACAA CTTCTTCTTTAAGTGGGAACAAAGATTCCATTTATAGCCTGGCAATGAATCAACTGGGAACAATCATTGTATCAGGGTCCACTGAGAAG GTTTTAAGAGTATGGGATCCAAGAACATGTGCAAAACTAATGAAGCTAAAAGGGCACACAGATAATGTTAAAGCATTGCTGTTGAACAGAGATGGCACACAG TGCCTTTCCGGCAGTTCAGACGGGACCATCCGCCTTTGGTCCCTCGGCCAGCAGAGGTGTATAGCAACATACCGAGTGCACGATGAAGGTGTGTGGGCTCTGCAGGTCACTGACGCCTTCACACACGTGTACTCTGGAGGGAGGGACAGGAAGATTTACTGTACAGACCTAAGAAACCCTGATATTCGGGTGCTAATTTGTGAAGAAAAAGCTCCAGTTCTCAAG ATGGAACTTGACAGATCAGCTGACCCCCCTCCTGCAATTTGGGTTGCAACAACGAAGTCCACAGTAAATAAATGG ACACTGAAGGGAATTCATAATTTTAGAGCCTCTGGAGATTATGACAATGACTGTACAAATCCTATAACACCCCTTTGTACACAACCTGACCAGGTTATTAAAG ggGGTGCTAGTATTATTCAGTGTCACATTCTTAATGATAAGAGACACATATTAACCAAAGACACCAATAATAATGTGGCGTATTGGGATGTATTGAAG GCATGTAAAGTTGAAGATTTGGGCAAAGTGGATTTTGAAgatgaaattaagaaaagattTAAGATGGTATATGTACCAAATTGGTTCTCAGTAGACTTAAAAACAGGG ATGTTGACAATTACTTTGGATGAGAGTGACTGCTTTGCTGCTTGGGTTTCTGCAAAAGATGCTGGCTTCAGCAGCCCCGATGGGTCAGATCCAAAAT TGAACTTAGGAGGACTTTTACTCCAGGCACTCCTAGAATATTGGCCTAGGACACATGTGAATCCAATAGacgaagaagaaaatgaagtaaaccatg TAAATGGGGAGCAAGAGAACCGAGTAcagaaaggaaatggctacttcCAAGTGCCCCCACACACCCCTGTGATCTTTGGTGAAGCTGGAGGTCGCACCCTCTTCAG GCTGCTCTGCCGCGATTCTGGGGGTGAGACTGAGTCCATGCTTCTTAATGAGACGGTGCCACAATGGGTAATTGACATCACTGTGGAT aaaaatatgccCAAATTCAACAAAATTCCTTTCTACCTCCAACCTCATGCATCTTCAGGAGCAAAAACCTTAAAAAA GGACCGACTTTCTGCTAGTGACATGCTTCAAGTCCGGAAAGTAATGGAACACGTCTATGAGAAAATCATCAACTTGGATAATGAGTCTCAAACCACTAGCTCTTCTAATAATGAAAAACCAGGAGAacaggaaaaagaggaggatattGCTGTATTGGCAGAGGAGAAAATTGAACTTTTGTGCCAGGACCAG GTTTTGGATCCAAATATGGACCTTCGAACAGTGAAACACTTCATATGGAAGAGTGGTGGTGACCTCACCCTCCATTACCGTCAGAAGTCCACGTGA
- the WDR48 gene encoding WD repeat-containing protein 48 isoform X2 — MAAHHRQNTAGRRKVQVSYVIRDEVEKYNRNGVNALQLDPALNRLFTAGRDSIIRIWSVNQHKQDPYIASMEHHTDWVNDIVLCCNGKTLISASSDTTVKVWNAHKGFCMSTLRTHKDYVKALAYAKDKELVASAGLDRQIFLWDVNTLTALTASNNTVTTSSLSGNKDSIYSLAMNQLGTIIVSGSTEKVLRVWDPRTCAKLMKLKGHTDNVKALLLNRDGTQCLSGSSDGTIRLWSLGQQRCIATYRVHDEGVWALQVTDAFTHVYSGGRDRKIYCTDLRNPDIRVLICEEKAPVLKMELDRSADPPPAIWVATTKSTVNKWTLKGIHNFRASGDYDNDCTNPITPLCTQPDQVIKGGASIIQCHILNDKRHILTKDTNNNVAYWDVLKACKVEDLGKVDFEDEIKKRFKMVYVPNWFSVDLKTGMLTITLDESDCFAAWVSAKDAGFSSPDGSDPKLNLGGLLLQALLEYWPRTHVNPIDEEENEVNHVNGEQENRVQKGNGYFQVPPHTPVIFGEAGGRTLFRLLCRDSGGETESMLLNETVPQWVIDITVDGKFLEVELLDQRVCTF; from the exons ATGGCGGCCCATCACCGGCAGAACACGGCAGGGCGGAGGAAAGTGCAG GTTTCCTATGTTATTCGAGATGAAGTGGAGAAGTACAACCGAAATGGGGTCAATGCCCTGCAGCTGGACCCAGCACTTAACAGACTTTTCACGGCCGGTCGAGACTCCATCATAAGAATATGGAGTGTCAATCAGCACAAG CAAGATCCATATATAGCATCTATGGAACACCATACAGATTGGGTGAATGACATTGTACTCTGTTGTAATGGGAAAACAT TGATATCTGCTTCTTCTGACACAACAGTAAAAGTATGGAATGCACATAAGGGGTTTTGCATGTCCACATTAAGGACGCATAAG GATTATGTAAAGGCCTTAGCATATGCCAAGGATAAGGAGCTCGTAGCATCAGCTGGGTTGGACCGACAAATATTCCTTTGGGATGTGAATACTCTAACAGCACTGACTGCCTCAAATAACACCGTCACAA CTTCTTCTTTAAGTGGGAACAAAGATTCCATTTATAGCCTGGCAATGAATCAACTGGGAACAATCATTGTATCAGGGTCCACTGAGAAG GTTTTAAGAGTATGGGATCCAAGAACATGTGCAAAACTAATGAAGCTAAAAGGGCACACAGATAATGTTAAAGCATTGCTGTTGAACAGAGATGGCACACAG TGCCTTTCCGGCAGTTCAGACGGGACCATCCGCCTTTGGTCCCTCGGCCAGCAGAGGTGTATAGCAACATACCGAGTGCACGATGAAGGTGTGTGGGCTCTGCAGGTCACTGACGCCTTCACACACGTGTACTCTGGAGGGAGGGACAGGAAGATTTACTGTACAGACCTAAGAAACCCTGATATTCGGGTGCTAATTTGTGAAGAAAAAGCTCCAGTTCTCAAG ATGGAACTTGACAGATCAGCTGACCCCCCTCCTGCAATTTGGGTTGCAACAACGAAGTCCACAGTAAATAAATGG ACACTGAAGGGAATTCATAATTTTAGAGCCTCTGGAGATTATGACAATGACTGTACAAATCCTATAACACCCCTTTGTACACAACCTGACCAGGTTATTAAAG ggGGTGCTAGTATTATTCAGTGTCACATTCTTAATGATAAGAGACACATATTAACCAAAGACACCAATAATAATGTGGCGTATTGGGATGTATTGAAG GCATGTAAAGTTGAAGATTTGGGCAAAGTGGATTTTGAAgatgaaattaagaaaagattTAAGATGGTATATGTACCAAATTGGTTCTCAGTAGACTTAAAAACAGGG ATGTTGACAATTACTTTGGATGAGAGTGACTGCTTTGCTGCTTGGGTTTCTGCAAAAGATGCTGGCTTCAGCAGCCCCGATGGGTCAGATCCAAAAT TGAACTTAGGAGGACTTTTACTCCAGGCACTCCTAGAATATTGGCCTAGGACACATGTGAATCCAATAGacgaagaagaaaatgaagtaaaccatg TAAATGGGGAGCAAGAGAACCGAGTAcagaaaggaaatggctacttcCAAGTGCCCCCACACACCCCTGTGATCTTTGGTGAAGCTGGAGGTCGCACCCTCTTCAG GCTGCTCTGCCGCGATTCTGGGGGTGAGACTGAGTCCATGCTTCTTAATGAGACGGTGCCACAATGGGTAATTGACATCACTGTGGAT ggtaaattcctagaagtggaattgctggatcaaagggtatgcacattttaa